The following are from one region of the Corylus avellana chromosome ca1, CavTom2PMs-1.0 genome:
- the LOC132167887 gene encoding uncharacterized protein LOC132167887 yields MVAVCTFVRHFSRTRAENLRKINPKVTPQEASSIAQDLYHVIKQRGPLTVSNTWIHAQESGVSGLNSKTHLKLMLKWMRGRKMLKLLCNHIGSSKKFLLTTLPEEPGTEQLKSPSSLKRQTEKPSIKRKKAN; encoded by the exons ATGGTTGCTGTTTGTACATTCGTGAGGCATTTCTCACGGACGCGTGCGGAGAATCTGAGAAAAATCAACCCGAAGGTGACCCCTCAAGAGGCCTCTTCCATTGCTCAAGACCTCTACCATGTTATCAAGCAACGCGGCCCTCTCACTGTCTCCAACACTTGGATTCACGCCCAG GAATCTGGTGTTAGTGGATTGAACAGCAAGACACATCTGAAGCTAATGCTCAAATGGATGAGGGGGAGGAAGATGCTGAAGCTGCTCTGCAACCATATTGGATCGAGCAAGAAATTTCTGCTAACTACTTTGCCTGAAGAGCCTGGAACTGAACAATTGAAAAGTCCCTCTAGTCTGAAACGGCAGACTGAGAAGCCTTCCATAAAGCGAAAGAAAGCCAACTAG